A single region of the Latilactobacillus curvatus JCM 1096 = DSM 20019 genome encodes:
- the rbsU gene encoding ribose/proton symporter RbsU has product MNAVNILIGLMPMIGWGLFPVIVGKIGGKPASQIIGTTLGTLILAIIVAIFRGTPIPETKTFIFCLISGACWALAQIITFHVFETMGVSRTMPITTGFQLVGASLWGVFILGNWASTQSKLIGFTAIILIILGVYLTAWSEDRSSASKNGAVRGILLLLVGELGYLGYSAFPQAVHADGFQGFLPQALGMAIVGVIFGLTQTSKTYQPFKEATSYKNIFSGFFFAFAALTYLISAQPSVNGLATGFVLSQTSVIFATIGGIYVLKEQKTKKEMVAVLIGLVLVLVAGSVTAFIK; this is encoded by the coding sequence ATGAATGCTGTCAATATCTTAATTGGATTAATGCCGATGATTGGTTGGGGATTGTTCCCTGTGATCGTTGGTAAAATTGGTGGGAAACCAGCGAGTCAAATTATTGGAACGACACTTGGGACATTAATTCTGGCCATTATTGTGGCTATTTTCCGCGGGACACCGATTCCAGAAACCAAAACATTTATTTTTTGTTTAATTTCAGGGGCTTGTTGGGCATTAGCGCAGATTATCACCTTTCATGTTTTTGAAACCATGGGTGTTTCTAGAACGATGCCAATCACAACTGGGTTCCAACTTGTTGGGGCATCTTTGTGGGGCGTCTTCATCTTGGGTAACTGGGCAAGTACACAATCGAAGTTGATTGGGTTCACAGCGATTATTCTAATTATCCTTGGTGTTTATTTAACAGCCTGGAGTGAAGATCGTTCAAGCGCTAGTAAAAATGGCGCGGTGCGTGGCATCTTGTTATTATTAGTTGGCGAACTAGGCTACCTAGGGTACTCCGCCTTTCCACAAGCAGTACACGCGGACGGTTTCCAAGGCTTTTTGCCACAAGCATTAGGAATGGCAATTGTAGGTGTTATCTTCGGATTAACCCAAACCAGCAAGACTTATCAACCTTTCAAAGAAGCAACTTCGTATAAGAATATCTTCAGTGGGTTCTTCTTCGCGTTTGCAGCGCTGACGTATCTTATCTCAGCACAACCTTCTGTGAATGGCTTAGCAACGGGGTTTGTTTTATCCCAAACCAGTGTCATTTTCGCCACAATCGGTGGGATTTATGTGTTGAAAGAACAAAAGACTAAAAAAGAAATGGTTGCCGTATTAATTGGTTTAGTACTCGTATTAGTGGCTGGATCTGTGACAGCCTTTATCAAATAA
- the rbsD gene encoding D-ribose pyranase, whose protein sequence is MRKTQVINSQISNVISNMGHFDTMSIGDAGMPVPAGTQKIDVAIENGVPSFIQVLKNVLTELEIQKVYLANEIKTANPAQLEQIKKVIGETPIEFIDHAQMKQDLGQAKAFVRTGEMTPYSNIILESGVVF, encoded by the coding sequence ATGCGAAAAACACAAGTTATCAATTCACAAATTTCAAATGTGATTTCAAACATGGGACATTTTGATACAATGAGTATTGGCGATGCTGGGATGCCGGTCCCAGCTGGAACGCAAAAAATCGATGTGGCCATCGAAAATGGTGTACCAAGTTTTATTCAAGTACTTAAAAATGTTCTAACAGAATTGGAAATTCAAAAAGTTTACTTAGCAAACGAAATTAAAACAGCTAATCCAGCACAACTTGAACAAATCAAAAAAGTGATTGGTGAGACGCCCATTGAATTTATTGATCACGCACAAATGAAACAGGACTTGGGGCAGGCCAAAGCATTTGTTCGGACGGGTGAAATGACACCTTATTCCAACATTATTTTAGAAAGTGGCGTTGTATTTTAA
- the rbsK gene encoding ribokinase: MKKVIVLGSTNVDTILNVQRFPQPGETLAMDGRAVAGGGKGANQAIAAVRSGAQTAFISKVGKEGAADFMLDTFKKDGMNIDHVRCSETAGTGQAYIMVDASGQNSILIYGGANQDVTVDDIHEAEEAIKDADRIVAQFEVPIPAIIEAFKIARSNGVQTILNPAPAIKNIPAELLAVTDMIVPNETEAEIITGIKVTDEASMKANVEAMFKMGIKVVIITVGAKGSFYATPTTTGFVPAFKVQAVDTTAAGDTFIGALSTKLELDYSNIEAAMTYANKASSIAVQTKGAQNSIPYEKDIQL; encoded by the coding sequence ATGAAAAAAGTAATCGTATTAGGGTCAACAAATGTCGACACAATTTTAAACGTTCAGCGTTTTCCACAACCAGGTGAAACATTAGCAATGGATGGCCGCGCAGTTGCTGGTGGTGGTAAGGGTGCAAACCAAGCAATCGCAGCTGTTCGGTCAGGTGCGCAAACAGCTTTCATTAGTAAGGTTGGTAAGGAAGGCGCCGCTGATTTCATGCTAGATACGTTCAAAAAAGATGGCATGAACATTGATCACGTTCGTTGTTCTGAAACAGCTGGGACTGGCCAAGCTTACATCATGGTGGATGCTAGTGGACAAAATAGTATTTTAATCTATGGTGGGGCCAACCAAGATGTGACAGTCGATGATATTCATGAAGCCGAAGAAGCCATCAAAGATGCTGACAGAATTGTCGCTCAATTCGAAGTACCTATTCCTGCAATTATTGAAGCTTTCAAAATTGCCCGTTCAAACGGCGTTCAAACGATTTTGAACCCTGCACCAGCGATTAAAAATATTCCAGCTGAATTATTGGCAGTGACGGACATGATTGTCCCTAATGAAACGGAAGCTGAAATTATCACAGGGATTAAAGTGACTGACGAAGCATCAATGAAAGCTAACGTGGAAGCGATGTTTAAGATGGGGATTAAAGTCGTTATCATTACGGTTGGGGCAAAGGGCTCATTCTATGCAACACCAACAACAACCGGGTTTGTACCGGCATTTAAAGTTCAAGCAGTCGATACAACCGCTGCTGGTGATACCTTTATCGGTGCTTTAAGTACGAAACTTGAATTGGATTACAGTAACATTGAAGCAGCAATGACTTATGCCAATAAGGCTTCTTCGATTGCAGTCCAAACTAAAGGGGCGCAAAATTCGATTCCTTATGAAAAGGATATTCAGTTATAA
- the rbsR gene encoding ribose utilization transcriptional repressor RbsR, protein MVRKVTIKDVAALAQTSVTTVSLILNNKGERFSAETIARVKAARERLQYEPDYFAQNMINKETKTIAVLVPDINNPFFSQFIQGVEEIAYQFDFIPLIYSAGAHNQKVDHYLKELVRRNVDGFILAVPHLQKTTLDSYLQKRQIPFILLDQSDKQHAGDEITVADTQGGELAARYLIERGHHKVGIVLPEQRAWNIEQRFIGYQAAMLKAQLPVADEWQITTPLTKLGGYQVARQVIDSGVTAVFAINDELAIGLIRGLRELRVQVPEDISVIGYDNIDWCEYVTPKLTTIKQPIFELGQEATRLLLNRIVEPAIAPQQKVLSIELVERESVQPIHP, encoded by the coding sequence ATGGTTCGAAAAGTAACGATTAAAGATGTTGCCGCGCTGGCGCAAACATCGGTCACAACAGTTTCGTTAATTCTTAATAATAAAGGTGAGCGCTTTAGCGCAGAAACGATTGCGCGGGTCAAAGCCGCTCGGGAAAGACTTCAGTATGAACCTGATTATTTCGCGCAAAATATGATTAATAAAGAAACGAAGACGATCGCGGTATTGGTGCCGGATATCAATAATCCTTTTTTTAGTCAGTTTATTCAAGGTGTCGAAGAAATTGCCTATCAATTCGATTTCATCCCATTAATTTATAGTGCAGGGGCGCATAATCAGAAAGTTGATCATTATTTAAAGGAATTGGTTCGTCGAAATGTTGACGGCTTTATTTTGGCTGTCCCTCATTTACAAAAAACAACGTTGGATAGCTATCTGCAAAAACGACAAATCCCGTTTATCTTATTAGATCAATCAGATAAACAACATGCGGGAGATGAAATTACGGTTGCCGATACGCAAGGTGGAGAGTTGGCCGCACGGTATCTCATTGAACGAGGCCATCATAAAGTCGGAATTGTTTTACCAGAACAACGAGCTTGGAACATCGAACAACGATTCATTGGTTATCAAGCCGCGATGTTGAAAGCCCAATTACCAGTGGCGGATGAGTGGCAAATAACGACACCGTTAACGAAATTAGGTGGTTACCAAGTTGCACGACAGGTGATTGATAGCGGGGTAACTGCTGTATTTGCAATCAATGATGAACTCGCTATCGGATTGATTCGTGGGTTACGTGAATTACGAGTACAGGTGCCAGAAGATATCTCAGTGATTGGCTATGATAACATCGATTGGTGTGAATATGTCACACCAAAATTGACGACCATTAAGCAACCGATTTTCGAGCTTGGGCAAGAAGCAACACGTCTATTATTGAACCGGATTGTGGAGCCTGCTATTGCGCCACAACAAAAAGTACTTTCAATTGAATTAGTTGAAAGAGAGAGTGTACAACCTATACATCCCTAA
- a CDS encoding PadR family transcriptional regulator: MYELLMLSALMSRNMSGYKLRIILENAMVPRRKISNGVLYPLLDKLESKGCIGFEEADQDSRGTKIAHITEEGRRYFAELMAKPVVHDAKWDDAYRFKMRGMHYIDAAEQVSILQDFYSELAEDLHVYSGVEKHLTELKDADETMTDYYYWQIRSTDFVITTIKAKMDWLQAQINEIEKMEIVK, encoded by the coding sequence ATGTATGAATTGCTGATGTTATCCGCCTTAATGAGCCGGAATATGTCGGGCTATAAGTTGCGGATTATCTTGGAAAATGCGATGGTGCCCAGACGGAAAATTTCAAATGGGGTTTTGTATCCGTTGTTAGATAAATTGGAAAGCAAAGGCTGCATTGGGTTTGAGGAAGCTGATCAGGATTCACGTGGTACGAAGATTGCGCACATTACTGAAGAGGGACGGCGCTATTTTGCTGAATTAATGGCTAAACCAGTCGTTCATGATGCGAAGTGGGATGATGCTTATCGCTTTAAGATGCGTGGGATGCACTACATTGATGCAGCAGAACAAGTCAGTATTTTACAAGATTTCTACAGTGAGTTGGCTGAAGATTTACATGTTTATAGCGGTGTGGAAAAACATCTAACTGAATTAAAAGATGCGGATGAGACAATGACGGATTATTATTATTGGCAGATTCGTTCAACCGATTTCGTAATCACAACGATCAAAGCCAAAATGGATTGGCTACAAGCACAAATAAATGAGATAGAGAAAATGGAGATAGTAAAATGA
- a CDS encoding MFS transporter, protein MKKTTNRWIALVAMSLGVFMGLLDVTVVNVALPSMAIDFKTNFSNLQWVLNAYTLMYAVSLLTVSKLGDMFGRKKIFIMSMILFTAASVVNGLAPNLLVLDIGRAVQAIGGSGMMSLSMALVASNFEGRERGTALGILGSVIGFSTAIGPLVGGFLVENFGWPSIFFVNLPVGIISVYLVIRNVKETPAYGAGESIDFMGMILSAISLFSGIYGLIQKEQHMHWAWTDMRIMGWLVASVLILALFVFVELKAKAPMMNLTLLTNRHFVGVVILAFSLGAGIFALAAYQTSLMQNYMGYSAFSTGVHQLPMSLWSLVLGPFTGVLGYKFGKKWLIAFGFTVSALGLLIFRQVTTTDFTYMQLLPLLALTGLGNAIINPMINTAAMDNINPQEIGMASGLLNVFRQIGITVGVVILGLSQTNAYETSLKTGFSGSSIPKAAATGIQQALVEAGAFSGHAIAWGQQLVKTPYAAKVQQIVVTAFDKGMIAVVTTSLVLMVIAILAALFLLKETKTTDRA, encoded by the coding sequence ATGAAAAAAACAACCAACCGCTGGATAGCGCTGGTCGCGATGAGTCTGGGTGTCTTTATGGGATTGCTAGACGTAACTGTCGTCAATGTCGCTTTACCAAGTATGGCGATTGATTTTAAAACAAATTTTAGCAACTTACAATGGGTTTTGAACGCCTATACATTGATGTATGCGGTCAGCTTGTTGACTGTTTCCAAATTAGGGGACATGTTCGGGCGCAAGAAAATTTTTATCATGAGTATGATTTTATTCACAGCGGCCTCTGTCGTTAACGGACTGGCACCAAATTTATTGGTATTAGATATTGGTCGCGCGGTCCAAGCGATTGGTGGCTCGGGTATGATGAGTTTATCGATGGCACTAGTGGCGTCGAACTTTGAAGGGCGCGAACGGGGGACTGCACTGGGGATTTTAGGCTCCGTGATTGGTTTTTCAACTGCTATTGGACCCTTAGTAGGGGGCTTTTTAGTCGAAAACTTCGGCTGGCCATCCATCTTTTTCGTCAATTTACCAGTCGGGATTATTTCAGTTTACTTAGTGATTCGCAATGTTAAAGAAACACCAGCTTATGGCGCGGGCGAATCAATCGATTTTATGGGGATGATCTTGTCAGCAATTAGTTTATTTTCCGGGATTTATGGGTTGATTCAAAAAGAACAACATATGCACTGGGCTTGGACAGATATGCGCATTATGGGGTGGTTAGTCGCTTCCGTTTTAATTTTAGCGCTTTTCGTCTTTGTGGAATTGAAAGCAAAAGCACCAATGATGAACTTGACGTTACTTACGAATCGCCATTTCGTGGGTGTTGTGATTTTAGCTTTCTCATTAGGCGCTGGCATTTTTGCCTTAGCCGCTTATCAAACGAGTTTGATGCAAAATTACATGGGTTACTCAGCCTTTTCAACCGGTGTGCATCAACTGCCAATGAGTTTATGGTCCCTTGTTTTAGGACCATTCACGGGTGTTCTAGGCTATAAATTCGGTAAAAAATGGTTGATTGCTTTTGGATTTACTGTTTCTGCCCTTGGTTTATTAATTTTTAGACAAGTGACAACGACTGATTTTACTTATATGCAACTCTTACCATTGCTTGCGCTAACTGGGTTAGGCAATGCGATTATCAATCCAATGATCAATACAGCGGCGATGGATAATATTAATCCTCAAGAAATCGGAATGGCATCCGGTTTATTGAATGTTTTCCGCCAAATTGGAATTACCGTCGGTGTTGTGATTCTCGGTTTATCACAAACGAATGCCTACGAAACGAGTTTGAAGACTGGCTTTAGTGGTAGCTCAATCCCGAAGGCGGCAGCAACTGGCATTCAGCAAGCATTGGTTGAAGCAGGTGCTTTTTCAGGACATGCAATCGCGTGGGGGCAACAATTAGTGAAGACACCGTATGCCGCAAAGGTCCAACAAATTGTTGTCACGGCTTTTGATAAAGGGATGATCGCTGTTGTAACGACGTCGCTAGTGCTCATGGTGATTGCCATCTTGGCGGCGCTTTTCTTATTGAAAGAAACGAAAACGACTGATCGAGCATAA
- a CDS encoding 2,3-diphosphoglycerate-dependent phosphoglycerate mutase, translated as MAKLVFIRHGQSEWNLSNQFTGWVDVNLSEEGVRQAQNAGALLKKEGILFDQAYTSVLTRAIKTLHYALEGSDQLWVPEMKSWRLNERHYGALQGQNKAEAAEKWGDEQVHIWRRSYDTLPPLLDASDEGSAANDRRYAHLDPKAIPGGENLKVTLERVIPFWEDEIAPKLIDGQNIIVAAHGNSLRALTKYIENISDEDIMDVEMATGEPVVYDLDENLNVVSKKKLN; from the coding sequence ATGGCTAAATTAGTTTTTATTCGTCACGGACAAAGTGAATGGAACTTATCAAACCAATTCACTGGTTGGGTTGATGTTAACTTAAGCGAAGAAGGCGTACGCCAAGCTCAAAACGCTGGTGCTTTATTGAAAAAAGAAGGCATCCTTTTTGACCAAGCTTACACATCAGTATTGACTCGTGCCATCAAGACATTACACTATGCACTTGAAGGTTCAGATCAATTATGGGTTCCAGAAATGAAATCATGGCGCTTAAACGAACGTCATTATGGTGCATTACAAGGCCAAAACAAAGCTGAAGCAGCTGAAAAATGGGGCGACGAACAAGTTCACATCTGGCGTCGTTCATACGACACACTTCCTCCACTATTGGATGCAAGTGATGAAGGTTCAGCAGCAAACGACCGTCGTTACGCACACTTAGATCCAAAAGCAATTCCTGGTGGCGAAAACTTGAAGGTTACTTTGGAACGTGTTATCCCATTCTGGGAAGACGAAATCGCTCCAAAATTAATCGACGGCCAAAATATCATTGTAGCCGCTCACGGTAACTCACTACGCGCCTTAACAAAATACATCGAAAACATCTCTGATGAAGACATCATGGACGTTGAAATGGCAACAGGCGAACCAGTTGTTTATGATTTAGACGAAAACTTAAACGTAGTAAGCAAGAAGAAATTAAACTAA
- a CDS encoding FMN-dependent NADH-azoreductase produces MSTLLVIQAHPHVEKSLSLAVGTRFVETYRRTHPDDQIIIRDLYTEAGVPPLNDMTMAAWRKQKFDEPMAEAEKTLLQQHADWLDEFIEADKYVFINPMYNHFLPAEMKQYLDLTAVAHKTFKYTPNGSVGLLEGKKAIHIQAAGSVYHAGGKWGIVKFLFRRLFKIKSNESSALMDLGDMYLTNMLKFYGVNQVEHVYIEGADAHADQREQILARALTEATTKAKVF; encoded by the coding sequence ATGAGTACATTATTAGTAATCCAAGCACATCCCCATGTTGAAAAGAGTTTATCCCTAGCGGTAGGGACCCGCTTTGTAGAAACTTATCGTCGGACCCATCCTGATGATCAAATTATTATTCGAGATCTATATACTGAAGCAGGTGTTCCACCATTGAACGATATGACAATGGCTGCATGGCGTAAACAAAAATTTGACGAACCAATGGCTGAAGCTGAGAAAACACTATTACAACAACACGCAGATTGGTTAGATGAATTTATCGAAGCTGATAAATATGTCTTCATCAATCCAATGTACAATCATTTTTTACCAGCTGAGATGAAACAATATTTAGATTTGACGGCGGTCGCCCACAAAACATTCAAATACACACCGAACGGTTCAGTAGGTTTGTTAGAAGGTAAGAAAGCAATCCATATCCAAGCAGCTGGCAGTGTTTATCACGCTGGGGGCAAGTGGGGGATCGTTAAGTTCTTGTTCCGCCGTTTATTTAAGATTAAGAGTAACGAAAGTTCTGCACTTATGGATTTAGGCGATATGTATTTAACCAATATGTTGAAATTCTATGGTGTTAATCAAGTTGAACACGTCTATATTGAAGGCGCGGATGCTCATGCAGATCAACGTGAACAAATATTAGCACGGGCCCTAACGGAAGCGACGACCAAAGCTAAAGTATTCTAA
- a CDS encoding MarR family winged helix-turn-helix transcriptional regulator — translation MENESVMALYHAIKQLRSDSVNGRGVQEQKWLQNQLSDENLKTMIPQLSIIALHILSGLEAEELTGVALADRLAVTRGGITRAAKKLIQMGLIQATKKPDDQKKIYYSLTAKGRVIAQSHDKMHETLKAQVIDKVTEKYKDAELKQAASLINDLMQFERDFY, via the coding sequence ATGGAAAACGAATCAGTGATGGCACTCTATCATGCAATCAAGCAATTACGCTCAGATAGTGTCAACGGCCGCGGTGTTCAAGAACAAAAATGGTTGCAAAATCAGCTGAGTGATGAGAACTTGAAAACGATGATTCCGCAGCTATCAATCATTGCATTGCACATATTATCAGGATTAGAGGCCGAAGAATTAACAGGTGTAGCACTAGCGGATCGGTTGGCGGTTACGCGTGGCGGCATTACACGCGCCGCTAAGAAGTTGATTCAAATGGGCTTAATTCAAGCGACTAAAAAACCAGATGATCAGAAAAAAATCTATTATTCTTTGACCGCTAAAGGCCGTGTGATTGCGCAAAGCCACGATAAAATGCATGAAACGCTGAAAGCGCAAGTTATTGATAAGGTGACCGAAAAATATAAAGATGCTGAATTGAAGCAAGCAGCGTCTTTAATCAATGATTTAATGCAATTTGAACGCGATTTTTATTGA